In Alternaria dauci strain A2016 chromosome 9, whole genome shotgun sequence, the following proteins share a genomic window:
- a CDS encoding mitochondrial 54S ribosomal protein mL61 encodes MEFNTKLNGGHRGARKFWRNMLPRMKYRNPSIPMEVARHNDPDGPSLLHIYTSKTQPTAGSTNPPTAQQSDSSPPSSTPNPRNTLVPDTSKPTYTIDMKEQSESEILEALVQKTGALEIKPTEQELAEIKELEEFKERAEADRVLVRENLMKERREAELLKLARGEVPATN; translated from the exons ATGGAGTTCAACACAAAGCTCAATGGAGGACATAGAGGGGCAAG GAAATTCTGGCGCAATATGCTGCCTCGGATGAAATATCGCAATCCATCTATTCCGATGGAAGTCGCACGACATAACGATCCTGACGGCCCCTCACTCCTTCACATTTACACAAGCAAAACCCAGCCCACAGCTGGCTCCACAAACCCGCCCACAGCCCAGCAGTCAGACTCTTCGCCACCATCTAGCACACCGAACCCACGCAATACCCTCGTACCGGATACCTCGAAGCCCACATATACAATCGACATGAAAGAGCAGTCAGAAAGCGAGATCTTGGAGGCACTAGTACAGAAGACGGGCGCGCTCGAGATCAAGCCAACTGAACAAGAGCTGGCCGAGATCAAGGAATTAGAAGAGTTCAAGGAACGGGCTGAGGCGGACAGAGTGCTGGTTAGGGAGAACCTAATGAAGGAGCGGAGAGAGGCCGAGCTGCTCAAGCTGGCGAGGGGAGAGGTACCGGCTACAAACTAA